The Streptomyces pactum genome contains a region encoding:
- a CDS encoding ATP-binding protein yields MTEYMGNPLLWVLLVALVAAAALIGRQRRAARSLRQQVQGLRDHYTELENNYGKSVQAAQERAEDETKTVLKSAMRTLQGLAAEQQLVLSRLQTKYGDSALLQDLLEIDHTNSQFGRRAQSIAVLCDGWLGGRRDTASVYDVVRSAQGRIRHFRRVEILSQVDFGITSRAVEPVALALAELLDNATSYSSPDTVVEINIRTVPKGICVVVDDAGVGMSDEERARADKLLATERASGVAGLGNPPQFGFAVIGLLCERFGFEASVDSSSPYGGVRAVVLLPHELLTAMPERKAPAPAARGTARPGPDGGPEASLTSAETGDGLPRRRRKRPMAIVPGSSSAPRQAGRSDSEQAQVMGAFQRGTQTGRVTRPEETDRTSRTPGASREGHEDS; encoded by the coding sequence ATGACGGAATACATGGGGAACCCATTGCTCTGGGTCCTTCTCGTCGCCCTCGTAGCCGCCGCCGCGCTCATCGGCCGCCAGCGCAGGGCGGCGCGAAGTCTGCGGCAGCAGGTCCAGGGTCTCAGGGATCACTACACAGAGCTGGAGAACAATTACGGCAAGTCCGTGCAGGCGGCCCAGGAGCGGGCCGAGGACGAGACGAAGACCGTCCTGAAATCGGCCATGCGGACCCTGCAGGGCCTCGCCGCCGAGCAGCAACTGGTGCTCTCCCGGCTGCAGACCAAGTACGGTGACTCGGCGCTCCTGCAGGACCTGCTGGAGATCGACCACACCAACTCGCAGTTCGGCCGGCGCGCCCAGTCCATCGCGGTCCTGTGCGACGGCTGGCTGGGCGGCCGGCGCGACACCGCCTCGGTGTACGACGTGGTGCGCAGCGCCCAGGGCCGGATCCGGCACTTCCGCCGGGTGGAGATCCTCTCCCAGGTCGACTTCGGCATCACCAGCCGGGCCGTCGAACCCGTCGCCCTGGCCCTCGCGGAGCTGCTCGACAACGCGACCAGCTACTCCAGCCCGGACACCGTCGTCGAGATCAACATCCGGACGGTGCCCAAGGGTATCTGCGTCGTCGTCGACGACGCCGGTGTCGGCATGAGCGACGAGGAACGCGCCCGCGCCGACAAGCTGCTCGCCACCGAGCGGGCCTCGGGCGTGGCGGGTCTCGGCAACCCACCGCAGTTTGGCTTCGCGGTCATCGGTCTGCTGTGCGAGCGTTTCGGCTTCGAGGCGTCGGTGGACTCCTCCTCCCCCTACGGAGGTGTACGCGCGGTGGTCCTGTTGCCGCATGAACTGCTCACCGCCATGCCGGAGAGGAAGGCTCCCGCCCCCGCCGCCCGCGGCACGGCCCGGCCGGGCCCGGACGGCGGACCGGAGGCCTCGCTCACCTCCGCCGAGACCGGTGACGGTCTGCCCCGGCGGCGTCGCAAGCGCCCGATGGCCATCGTGCCCGGCAGTTCCTCCGCCCCGCGCCAAGCGGGCCGCTCCGACTCCGAGCAGGCACAGGTCATGGGTGCCTTCCAACGGGGCACGCAGACCGGCCGCGTCACCCGGCCCGAGGAAACGGACCGGACGAGCAGAACACCTGGTGCAAGCAGAGAAGGACATGAGGACTCGTGA
- a CDS encoding roadblock/LC7 domain-containing protein, translating to MNDDLSWMLDSALEIPGALHAVLISADGLLMARTQDFDKDDADRVAAAMSGVQSLSRTLAFFCEDPHQAWRQTLVEFDGGWVFLISAGEGAYLGVSASPEVDMADITFRMQQLVAQLGKRLTTPPRENLGTRS from the coding sequence GTGAACGACGATCTGTCATGGATGCTCGACAGCGCCCTGGAGATTCCCGGGGCCCTGCACGCGGTCCTGATATCCGCCGACGGCCTGCTGATGGCCCGGACGCAGGACTTCGACAAGGACGACGCGGACCGGGTCGCCGCCGCGATGAGCGGTGTGCAGTCGCTCAGCCGGACCCTCGCCTTCTTCTGTGAGGACCCGCACCAGGCGTGGCGGCAGACGCTGGTCGAGTTCGACGGGGGCTGGGTGTTCCTGATCTCCGCCGGTGAGGGCGCCTACCTCGGCGTCTCCGCCTCCCCGGAGGTCGACATGGCGGACATCACCTTCCGGATGCAGCAACTCGTCGCCCAGCTCGGCAAGCGGCTGACGACACCGCCGCGCGAGAACCTCGGCACCCGCTCATGA
- a CDS encoding cytochrome P450: MNAHDTAPVPPPGCPAHGSGARVPLHGPEFAADPQAYYEYLRHYGAAAPVELSPGVEATLVTDYTAALQLLQDSGSFRKDARRWRAFNEGKVGPDSPVAPLLAYRPNCMFADGADHLRLRQAVTDSMARVDTRRLSRSTEQISGYLISQFGGRGSADLLGDYARQLPLFVFNELFGCPADIGDRVLFGISGMFDGVNADKATAVLFQAVEELVALKRSKPGEDVTSWLMRHEARLTDEEMVHQLALLLGAGAEPLRNLIGNTLHRLLTHERYAREGGLIDEALDDTLWENPPMANYAPHYPAADTELAGQRLHAGDLVLVSFAAANTGPALKASRQAGSNRAHLAWSAGPHACPSKEPARHITVTAIEHLFNELPDVELAVPEDSLTWRPGPFNRALATLPARFTPVRSGRRGDPQPGTGTAEREQPAGPARPGERSGMWSQFLNWLTR, translated from the coding sequence ATGAACGCCCACGACACCGCCCCGGTGCCGCCGCCGGGGTGCCCGGCCCACGGCTCCGGGGCCCGCGTGCCGCTGCACGGGCCGGAGTTCGCCGCCGACCCGCAGGCGTACTACGAGTACCTGCGGCACTACGGGGCCGCCGCGCCCGTCGAACTGTCCCCCGGGGTCGAGGCGACGCTGGTCACGGACTACACGGCGGCGCTCCAACTGCTGCAGGACTCCGGTTCCTTCCGCAAGGACGCGCGTCGCTGGCGGGCCTTCAACGAGGGCAAGGTGGGTCCGGACAGCCCGGTCGCGCCGCTGCTCGCCTACCGGCCCAACTGCATGTTCGCCGACGGCGCCGACCACCTGCGCCTGCGCCAGGCGGTCACCGACAGCATGGCGCGGGTCGACACCCGCCGGCTGAGCCGGAGCACCGAGCAGATCTCCGGCTACCTCATCTCCCAGTTCGGCGGCCGCGGCTCGGCCGACCTGCTCGGCGACTACGCCCGGCAGTTGCCGCTGTTCGTGTTCAACGAACTCTTCGGCTGTCCCGCCGACATCGGCGACCGGGTGCTGTTCGGCATCTCCGGCATGTTCGACGGCGTCAACGCCGACAAGGCCACCGCGGTGCTGTTCCAGGCGGTGGAGGAGCTGGTCGCGCTCAAGCGGAGCAAGCCCGGTGAGGACGTCACCTCCTGGCTGATGCGGCACGAGGCCCGGCTGACCGACGAGGAGATGGTCCACCAGCTCGCCCTGCTGCTCGGGGCGGGCGCCGAGCCGCTGCGCAACCTCATCGGCAACACCCTGCACCGGCTCCTCACCCACGAGCGGTACGCCCGCGAGGGCGGCCTGATCGACGAGGCCCTCGACGACACGCTGTGGGAGAACCCTCCCATGGCGAACTACGCGCCGCACTACCCGGCCGCGGACACGGAACTCGCCGGACAGCGACTGCACGCGGGCGACCTGGTCCTGGTCAGCTTCGCCGCGGCCAACACCGGCCCGGCCCTGAAGGCCTCGCGCCAGGCCGGCAGCAACCGCGCGCACCTGGCCTGGAGCGCGGGACCGCACGCCTGCCCGTCCAAGGAACCGGCCCGGCACATCACGGTCACCGCCATCGAGCACCTCTTCAACGAACTGCCCGACGTCGAACTCGCCGTACCCGAGGACAGCCTGACGTGGCGTCCGGGTCCCTTCAACCGGGCCCTGGCCACGCTCCCGGCCCGCTTCACCC
- a CDS encoding DUF742 domain-containing protein, whose product MTGHDNWEPEAAELVRPYVITKGRGLPDEDDLSLITLVTASADDARRPTRLSPEEQSLLDLCSAGYLSVAEIAGHTHFPLGVVRILLASLMEGGYVTTRPPVARARLADKEILEEVLNGLRAKFG is encoded by the coding sequence ATGACCGGCCACGACAACTGGGAGCCCGAGGCGGCCGAATTAGTACGGCCGTACGTCATCACCAAGGGGCGCGGCCTGCCCGACGAGGACGACCTCTCCCTCATCACCCTGGTCACCGCCTCCGCCGACGACGCGCGGCGGCCGACCCGGCTGTCCCCCGAGGAGCAGAGCCTGCTGGACCTCTGCTCCGCCGGCTACCTCTCGGTCGCCGAGATCGCCGGACACACGCATTTCCCGCTGGGCGTGGTGCGGATCCTGCTGGCATCCCTCATGGAAGGCGGCTACGTCACGACCCGCCCGCCGGTGGCCCGCGCGCGCCTGGCCGACAAGGAGATCCTGGAGGAGGTGCTCAATGGCCTCCGCGCCAAGTTTGGGTGA
- a CDS encoding GTP-binding protein, which translates to MASAPSLGEQDYVRGGATQTAVKILVVGHFAVGKTTLIGSISEIEPLSTEETMTQAAESVDDLKGVQGKTTTTVAMDFGRLTISDRVVLYLFGTPGQQRFVQMWEDMARGALGALVLVDPERLADSFPVIDLIEHYGLDYAIAVNHFDGAPLRDERALREALDLLDDTPVVTCDARDEKSSAAALTTLVRYLLDRTR; encoded by the coding sequence ATGGCCTCCGCGCCAAGTTTGGGTGAGCAGGACTACGTACGCGGCGGAGCGACCCAGACCGCGGTGAAGATCCTCGTCGTCGGGCACTTCGCGGTGGGCAAGACCACTCTCATCGGGTCCATCTCCGAGATCGAGCCGCTCTCCACCGAGGAGACGATGACGCAGGCCGCCGAGTCGGTCGACGACCTCAAGGGGGTCCAGGGCAAGACCACCACCACGGTCGCCATGGACTTCGGCCGCCTCACCATCAGCGACCGCGTCGTGCTCTACCTGTTCGGCACGCCCGGTCAGCAGCGCTTCGTGCAGATGTGGGAGGACATGGCCCGCGGCGCGCTCGGCGCCCTGGTGCTGGTCGACCCCGAGCGGCTGGCCGACTCCTTCCCCGTGATCGACCTCATCGAGCACTACGGGCTCGACTACGCCATCGCCGTCAACCACTTCGACGGGGCACCGCTGCGCGACGAGCGGGCGCTGCGCGAGGCGCTCGACCTGCTCGACGACACCCCCGTCGTCACCTGCGACGCCCGCGACGAGAAGTCCTCGGCCGCCGCACTGACCACTCTCGTCCGCTACTTGCTGGACCGCACCCGCTAG
- a CDS encoding sulfite exporter TauE/SafE family protein, with protein MAAVFAAGVGAGAINSVVGSGTLITFPVLLATGLSPVTATVSNALGLIPGSVSGAIGYRKELSGQRRRILKLGVGALIGGLTGATLLLSLPADAFETIVPALVGLALVLVALQPRLGRTVQRRRERTGASPRRDGGPLLFAGLTLASVYGGYFAAAQGIIYLSLMGMLLDESLQRLNAVKNVLSAVVNTVAALFFLFAADFDWTAVALIAVGSALGGYLGAKVGRRFSPLVLRILVVTVGTVALVQLLLR; from the coding sequence ATGGCCGCGGTGTTCGCGGCGGGCGTCGGGGCCGGGGCGATCAACAGCGTCGTCGGCTCCGGGACCCTCATCACCTTTCCCGTACTGCTGGCCACGGGACTGTCCCCCGTCACCGCCACGGTCTCCAACGCGCTCGGCCTCATCCCCGGATCCGTCAGCGGCGCCATCGGCTACCGCAAGGAGCTGAGCGGCCAGCGTCGCCGCATCCTCAAGCTGGGCGTCGGGGCGCTGATCGGCGGCCTCACGGGCGCCACGCTGCTGCTGTCCCTGCCGGCCGACGCGTTCGAGACGATCGTGCCGGCCCTGGTGGGTCTGGCCCTGGTGCTGGTGGCGCTCCAGCCCCGGCTCGGCCGAACGGTGCAGCGCCGCCGCGAACGCACCGGCGCCTCCCCCCGCCGTGACGGCGGTCCGCTGCTGTTCGCCGGCCTGACGCTCGCCAGCGTCTACGGCGGCTACTTCGCGGCCGCGCAGGGGATCATCTACCTGTCCCTGATGGGCATGCTCCTCGACGAGTCCCTGCAACGCCTCAACGCCGTCAAGAACGTCCTGTCCGCCGTCGTCAACACCGTCGCCGCGCTCTTCTTCCTCTTCGCCGCGGACTTCGACTGGACGGCGGTCGCGCTCATCGCGGTCGGCTCGGCCCTCGGCGGTTACCTCGGCGCCAAGGTGGGCCGCCGCTTCAGCCCGCTCGTCCTGCGGATCCTGGTCGTGACGGTGGGCACCGTCGCCCTCGTACAGCTCCTGCTCCGCTGA